In Candidatus Obscuribacterales bacterium, the DNA window CAAGAAGTGTGGTTTTGCCTGATCCATCAGATCGCAATTGCCCTACCGACGCCCTCCTGTCCAACAAAGAGCAGCTTCAACTCGGTCGGGAACACAGACAGACTTGCTCGCTCTTCTAAGTAGCTGCGCCACCCGCTGGCAGGCACCAGTAGATCTGGGTTGCCGTCGAGTTGCAGGTCTTGCAGATTGCTCAGCTTCAGCAGACTAACTGGCAGGTCTACAAGGGCATTGTTGCGCAAATCCAGAGATTTCAGGTTGGGAAAGCCAAGCACAGCGCCATCTGGAAGGGAGGAGAGCTGTGCCCCCGCACAAGACATTATCTCCACTGAAGCGATAGTGAAGGGCCGTCTAGTATAAGCAGACGACAAAGCCTGCACCTCCAAACTGTCTTTTGCTTAGAGAATTTGACACTTACCTTTGAACATAACATTACGGCTTCGATCTAGCCACCTCGGCAATGCTAAGCCAGCCATTTCCAGAACCAGGGCTAGATTCTCGATGGCACGCTTCTCTGTCCTAATCTCCTCGAGGTGTGGGCAACATTCGGGTAGCTGCAGGCTAATGCGTTGCAAAGGGCAATGGGTAACGTCCACAATCCGGCAAGGTAGCTCTAGGTTGGGTCGCTTCTTCATTGCTTCCTCAAAATACTC includes these proteins:
- a CDS encoding leucine-rich repeat domain-containing protein, which translates into the protein MSCAGAQLSSLPDGAVLGFPNLKSLDLRNNALVDLPVSLLKLSNLQDLQLDGNPDLLVPASGWRSYLEERASLSVFPTELKLLFVGQEGVGRAIAI